In Mauremys reevesii isolate NIE-2019 linkage group 20, ASM1616193v1, whole genome shotgun sequence, the following are encoded in one genomic region:
- the NSUN5 gene encoding 28S rRNA (cytosine-C(5))-methyltransferase isoform X2, with protein sequence MPGLACPRIRTLDWQNVKQLYALVSETLRYSPVLDSIMDGAALLKAEKKLPPHLAKVLVYDLLFGKGLKCGGRWKVLVLKHRARLQAELARLKVRRKVSCNEDLLAATEGVIQAPQVPRYVRVNTLKTCKDDVVDYFKRQGYSYLGRAARMEELGSLSGKQFFLDPHLPELLVFPPQTDFHENRLYVAGHIILQDKASCLPAFLLSPPSGSHVIDACAAPGNKTSHMAAILKNKGQIFAFDLDPNRLATMSTMLVRAGASCCDLANQDFLTVDPSDPKYSHVTYILLDPSCSGSGMVNRLPAEESAPSSERLRALARFQRKALSHALRFPALQRLAYSTCSVQQEENEDVVWDVLQEHGTAFRLVNVLPSWPQRGLATFPGAECCLRACPTATLTNGFFVAVLERQQECNSQDSSSSLPAEAEVDSGAERSQDGEGRGPRAACKKRRKKSRCVK encoded by the exons ATGCCAGGTCTGGCCTGTCCTCGGATCAGAACCCTAGACTGGCAG AACGTGAAGCAGCTCTATGCCCTGGTGTCAGAGACCCTGCGCTACTCACCTGTGCTGGACTCCATCATGGACGGGGCTGCCCTGCTGAAGGCTGAGAAGAAGCTGCCCCCACACCTGGCCAAG GTGCTGGTGTATGACCTGCTCTTTGGCAAGGGTCTGAAGTGCGGGGGCCGCTGGAAGGTGCTGGTGCTGAAGCACCGGGCCCGGCTGCAGGCGGAGCTTGCCCGTCTCAAGGTGCGCAGGAAGGTGAGCTGCAACGAGGATCTGCTGGCAGCCACAGAGGGGGTGATCCAAG CCCCTCAAGTGCCACGCTACGTCCGAGTGAACACCCTGAAAACTTGCAAGGATGATGTGGTTGACTACTTCAAACGCCAGGGCTACTCCTAcctgggcagggcagccag AATGGAGGAGCTGGGCTCCCTCTCGGGGAAGCAATTCTTCCTGGATCCCCACCTGCCAGAGCTGCTTGTCTTCCCGCCGCAGACAGACTTCCACGAGAACCGGCTGTACGTCGCAGGGCATATCATACTGCAGGACAAG GCCAGCTGCCTTCCTGCCTTCCTTCTGAGTCCCCCCTCAGGGTCCCATGTAATCGATGCCTGCGCTGCCCCCGGGAACAAGACCAGCCACATGGCCGCCATCCTGAAGAACAAGGG GCAGATCTTCGCCTTTGACCTGGACCCCAACCGCTTGGCCACCATGAGCACCATGCTGGTGCGGGCTGGGGCCAGCTGCTGTGACCTGGCCAATCAGGACTTCCTGACCGTTGACCCCAGTGACCCAAAGTACAGCCATGTGACCTACATCCTCCTGGACCCCTCGTGCAGCGGCtcag GAATGGTGAACCGGCTGCCAGCTGAGGAGAGTGCCCCCAGCTCGGAGCGGCTGCGGGCGCTGGCTAGGTTCCAGCGCAAGGCTCTGAGCCATGCTCTGCGCTTCCCTGCCCTCCAGCGCCTGGCGTACTCCACGTGCTCGGTGCAGCAGGAGGAGAACGAGGACGTGGTGTGGGATGTGCTCCAGGAGCACGGCACAGCGTTCAG GTTGGTAAACGTACTGCCTTCCTGGCCCCAGCGAGGCCTCGCCACCTTCCCAGGTGCGGAGTGCTGCCTCCGAGCCTGCCCCACAGCGACGCTGACAAACGGCTTCTTTGTTGCCGTGCTGGAGAGACAGCAGGAATGCAACAGCCAGGACTCCTCCAG CTCCCTTCCTGCCGAGGCTGAGGTGGACAGTGGAGCAGAGAGATCCCAGGATGGAGAGGGAAGGGGCCCTCGTGCTGCTTGCAAGAAGAGGCGGAAGAAGAGCCGGTGTGTGAAATAA
- the LOC120387332 gene encoding nuclear envelope pore membrane protein POM 121-like isoform X1 produces MVHSPVTVKIARPDSNLARSPLLEQLVSPMALSCNSTLDPCAKETVLSALKESRKRAVEEEDQSFPSGQENKRRRHDSSGSGQSAFEPLVANGAPASLVPKPGTLKRALVSQCLDDCLSKRSRTSSISSMNTTYAGGIPSSIRNAIASSYSSTRGLSKLWKRSGPSTSPLSSPASSRSQTPERPNKKAREEDPHWSSTSTPVKSDKELQTEKALETPVRKKQSSLTSPSVSGSSGKRKRKIQLLSSRRGDQLTLPPPPQLGYAVTAEDLDAEKKAALQWFNKVLEDKTVDATPSTAAETTPASRPVSFTLTSTGPTSVSLVTGTGSLLESLKKMQSSQSALVLSDSAGAAVTSQLPRTVPMVLLDSGSLPAAVSDSKPGPTLNLPAPLAPPSSTAQPASSVSNLAIPASSDLGETPTKTPSPPKPSILFGMLSTPPASQPGPAAAATAPAATPMFKPIFGTLPKSESMALSAAGTSLAVTACTSSVPPSTASSSAATTATFKPVFGNLAAAAAPIATASPFTFKQTPQPAPAADLTATSTTDTTSIFTGLPSAVFTTAATAASTLSATTDATTKPAFSFGLGVPLTTSVSNSTTVTAPVSTRATQPFLFGASPNPAPSTAASFTPTAPIFQFGKPAAPTASVPAGSTFGPAQAAPSTTAGFSIFRGTNLTSTPPTTSQPTLSFGSSTAAFGGSFGTGAKPPPPYPGAAGQPAFATGTPESQQPTSKPAAGPASFSTPAFGFGASAAHSAAQPAFGNSSQPVFGGTNTQVSFGTNSSQPAFGGTTSVFSFGTATTTTASSFGSNTQPTKSGAGSMVFGGTTPSPFPFGASNQQSTGASAFAMGASALSGGTPSVAFSFGAGQNGSASTATPFGSSLTQNTLGAQNQSAPFAFAVPGTPDSKPVFGGTPTPSFGQSTPAPGAGPVGSNSLSFGTPSTPGSGFGGARPPFGPSTPAFSIGAGSKTGPRQRLQARRQHPRKK; encoded by the exons ATGGTGCACAGCCCGGTGACAGTGAAGATTGCACGGCCGGACAGCAACCTGGCTCGCTCTCCACT CTTGGAGCAGCTGGTTTCGCCAATGGCCTTGTCATGCAATAGCACCCTGGACCCATGTGCAAAGGAGACTGTCCTGAGTGCCCTCAAAGAGAGCAGGAAGAGGGCTGTGGAGGAGGAGGACCAGAGTTTCCCCAGTGGTCAGGAGAACAAAAGGAG ACGCCATGACAGCAGTGGCAGTGGGCAGTCTGCATTTGAGCCTCTGGTAGCCAATGGAGCCCCAGCTTCTCTGGTACCCAA gccaggcactttgaagagGGCCCTTGTTTCCCAGTGCCTAGATGATTGCTTGAGCAAGAGATCGCGCACTTCTTCCATCAGCTCCATGAACACCACATATGCTGGTGGGATTCCCAGCTCCATCCGCAATGCGATCGCTAGCTCCTACAGCTCCACCCGGGGACTCTCGAAG CTGTGGAAGAGAAGTGGCCCGAGTACTTCCCCTCTCTCCAGTCCAGCATCTTCCCGCTCTCAGACACCGGAGAGGCCTAACAAGAAAGCCAG GGAGGAGGATCCTCACTGGTCCAGCACGTCTACCCCTGTAAAGTCTGACAAGGAGCTGCAGACAGAAAAGG CTTTGGAGACTCCTGTGCGGAAGAAGCAGAGTTCCTTGACCTCGCCGTCCGTGTCAGGGAGCAGTGGGAAACGCAAGCGGAAGATCCAGCTGCTTTCTTCTCGCCGAGGAGACCAGCTTACCCTG cccccgccccctcagcTGGGTTATGCTGTCACAGCAGAGGACTTGGATGCAGAAAAGAAGGCAGCACTGCAATGGTTCAACAAAGTTTTGGAGGATAAGACGG TagatgccaccccaagcactgctgCAGAAACCACCCCTGCATCTAGGCCTGTGTCATTCACACTGACATCTACTGGGCCTACATCTGTTTCATTGGTCACCGGCACTGGGTCACTCCTGGAGAGTCTGAAGAAGATGCAGAGCAGCCAGAGTGCACTTGTGCTTTCAG ATTcagctggggctgcagtgacctCTCAGCTGCCTCGGACAGTTCCCATGGTATTGCTGGATTCAGGTTCACTCCCTGCAGCTGTGTCTGACTCCAAGCCTGGGCCAACATTAAACTTGCCGGCTCCCTtggcccctccctcctccactgcccagcctgccagcagTGTGAGCAACCTGGCGATTCCTGCTTCATCTGACCTGGGCGAGACCCCCACCAAGACGCCCTCCCCCCCTAAACCCAGCATTCTCTTTGGGATGCTGAGTACCCCGCCCGCCAGTCAGCCTGGACCAGCGGCAGCAGCCACcgcacccgcagccacccccatgTTCAAACCAATCTTTGGCACCCTGCCAAAAAGCGAGAGCATGGCGCTCTCTGCAGCTGGCACCTCTCTGGCAGTCACAGCATGTACCAGCTCTGTGCCTCCCTCGACAGCGTCTTCCTCTGCCGCCACCACCGCCACATTCAAGCCCGTCTTTGGGAACTTGGCAGCTGCGGCTGCACCTATAGCAACAGCGTCTCCTTTCACATTCAAGCAGACacctcagccagccccagctgctgaTCTGACAGCAACTTCCACTACAGACACCACCTCTATCTTCACCGGCCTCCCCAGTGCTGTCTTTACTACTGCAGCCACCGCTGCCAGCACACTGAGTGCCACCACTGACGCCACCACAAAGCCAGCCTTCAGCTTTGGACTTGGCGTGCCGCTCACCACCAGTGTATCCAACAGCACAACCGTCACCGCGCCTGTCTCCACTAGAGCAACCCAACCATTCCTCTTCGGAGCCTCTCCAAACCCGGCCCCCAGCACAGCAGCAAGCTTCACGCCTACCGCTCCCATCTTCCAGTTCGGAaagcctgcagcccccactgccaGCGTTCCAGCAGGCTCCACCTTCGGGccagcccaggctgctcccagcaccaCTGCTGGCTTTAGCATCTTTAGGGGCACAAATCTGACTTCTACCCCACCAACCACCAGTCAGCCAACGCTGTCGTTTGGTTCCTCCACTGCTGCATTTGGTGGTTCCTTTGGAACAGGTGCAAAACCGCCCCCTCCGTATCCTGGTGCAGCTGGTCAGCCTGCGTTTGCCACTGGCACCCCGGAGAGCCAGCAGCCTACCAGCAAACCTGCCGCTGGCCCCGCGAGCTTCAGTACCCCCGCTTTCGGCTTTGGGGCCTCTGCAGCTCACTCTGCGGCACAGCCGGCGTTTGGGAACAGCTCGCAGCCGGTTTTCGGAGGGACTAATACCCAAGTTTCCTTTGGCACCAACAGCTCCCAGCCAGCTTTTGGAGGCACGACATCCGTGTTCTCCTTTGGAACAGCCACCACTACAACCGCGTCAAGTTTTGGCTCCAACACCCAGCCTACGAAGAGCGGTGCAGGTAGCATGGTATTTGGCGGAACCACCCCCTCTCCGTTCCCCTTTGGGGCGTCCAACCAGCAGAGCACAGGCGCCAGTGCCTTTGCCATGGGAGCGTCTGCCCTGAGCGGGGGCACCCCCTCCGTGGCATTCAGTTTTGGGGCTGGACAGAACGGATCGGCAAGCACAGCAACCCCCTTTGGTTCTTCCCTGACACAGAACACGCTGGGTGCCCAAAACCAGAGCGCGCCGTTCGCCTTCGCTGTGCCTGGCACTCCTGACAGCAAGCCTGTGTTTGGAG GAACTCCCACTCCCTCCTTCGGGCAGAGCACGCCTGCTCCAGGAGCAGGGCCTGTCGGGAGCAACAGCCTTTCCTTCGGGACCCCCAGCACTCCTGGGTCGGGCTTCGGAGGAGCCAGGCCTCCATTTG GACCATCAACCCCTGCGTTTTCTATCGGGGCAGGATCCAAGACTGGGCCCCGTCAGCGGCTGCAGGCACGAAGGCAGCACCCCCGCAAAAAATAA
- the NSUN5 gene encoding 28S rRNA (cytosine-C(5))-methyltransferase isoform X1, with protein sequence MALYSAAASVLAGLQRRDGALKTLVYKSRFQNVKQLYALVSETLRYSPVLDSIMDGAALLKAEKKLPPHLAKVLVYDLLFGKGLKCGGRWKVLVLKHRARLQAELARLKVRRKVSCNEDLLAATEGVIQAPQVPRYVRVNTLKTCKDDVVDYFKRQGYSYLGRAARMEELGSLSGKQFFLDPHLPELLVFPPQTDFHENRLYVAGHIILQDKASCLPAFLLSPPSGSHVIDACAAPGNKTSHMAAILKNKGQIFAFDLDPNRLATMSTMLVRAGASCCDLANQDFLTVDPSDPKYSHVTYILLDPSCSGSGMVNRLPAEESAPSSERLRALARFQRKALSHALRFPALQRLAYSTCSVQQEENEDVVWDVLQEHGTAFRLVNVLPSWPQRGLATFPGAECCLRACPTATLTNGFFVAVLERQQECNSQDSSSSLPAEAEVDSGAERSQDGEGRGPRAACKKRRKKSRCVK encoded by the exons atgGCGCTCTACAGCGCGGCCGCCTCTGTCCTGGCCGGGCTGCAGCGCCGGGACGGCGCCCTCAAGACCCTGGTGTACAAGAGCCGCTTCCAG AACGTGAAGCAGCTCTATGCCCTGGTGTCAGAGACCCTGCGCTACTCACCTGTGCTGGACTCCATCATGGACGGGGCTGCCCTGCTGAAGGCTGAGAAGAAGCTGCCCCCACACCTGGCCAAG GTGCTGGTGTATGACCTGCTCTTTGGCAAGGGTCTGAAGTGCGGGGGCCGCTGGAAGGTGCTGGTGCTGAAGCACCGGGCCCGGCTGCAGGCGGAGCTTGCCCGTCTCAAGGTGCGCAGGAAGGTGAGCTGCAACGAGGATCTGCTGGCAGCCACAGAGGGGGTGATCCAAG CCCCTCAAGTGCCACGCTACGTCCGAGTGAACACCCTGAAAACTTGCAAGGATGATGTGGTTGACTACTTCAAACGCCAGGGCTACTCCTAcctgggcagggcagccag AATGGAGGAGCTGGGCTCCCTCTCGGGGAAGCAATTCTTCCTGGATCCCCACCTGCCAGAGCTGCTTGTCTTCCCGCCGCAGACAGACTTCCACGAGAACCGGCTGTACGTCGCAGGGCATATCATACTGCAGGACAAG GCCAGCTGCCTTCCTGCCTTCCTTCTGAGTCCCCCCTCAGGGTCCCATGTAATCGATGCCTGCGCTGCCCCCGGGAACAAGACCAGCCACATGGCCGCCATCCTGAAGAACAAGGG GCAGATCTTCGCCTTTGACCTGGACCCCAACCGCTTGGCCACCATGAGCACCATGCTGGTGCGGGCTGGGGCCAGCTGCTGTGACCTGGCCAATCAGGACTTCCTGACCGTTGACCCCAGTGACCCAAAGTACAGCCATGTGACCTACATCCTCCTGGACCCCTCGTGCAGCGGCtcag GAATGGTGAACCGGCTGCCAGCTGAGGAGAGTGCCCCCAGCTCGGAGCGGCTGCGGGCGCTGGCTAGGTTCCAGCGCAAGGCTCTGAGCCATGCTCTGCGCTTCCCTGCCCTCCAGCGCCTGGCGTACTCCACGTGCTCGGTGCAGCAGGAGGAGAACGAGGACGTGGTGTGGGATGTGCTCCAGGAGCACGGCACAGCGTTCAG GTTGGTAAACGTACTGCCTTCCTGGCCCCAGCGAGGCCTCGCCACCTTCCCAGGTGCGGAGTGCTGCCTCCGAGCCTGCCCCACAGCGACGCTGACAAACGGCTTCTTTGTTGCCGTGCTGGAGAGACAGCAGGAATGCAACAGCCAGGACTCCTCCAG CTCCCTTCCTGCCGAGGCTGAGGTGGACAGTGGAGCAGAGAGATCCCAGGATGGAGAGGGAAGGGGCCCTCGTGCTGCTTGCAAGAAGAGGCGGAAGAAGAGCCGGTGTGTGAAATAA
- the NSUN5 gene encoding 28S rRNA (cytosine-C(5))-methyltransferase isoform X3 — MDGAALLKAEKKLPPHLAKVLVYDLLFGKGLKCGGRWKVLVLKHRARLQAELARLKVRRKVSCNEDLLAATEGVIQAPQVPRYVRVNTLKTCKDDVVDYFKRQGYSYLGRAARMEELGSLSGKQFFLDPHLPELLVFPPQTDFHENRLYVAGHIILQDKASCLPAFLLSPPSGSHVIDACAAPGNKTSHMAAILKNKGQIFAFDLDPNRLATMSTMLVRAGASCCDLANQDFLTVDPSDPKYSHVTYILLDPSCSGSGMVNRLPAEESAPSSERLRALARFQRKALSHALRFPALQRLAYSTCSVQQEENEDVVWDVLQEHGTAFRLVNVLPSWPQRGLATFPGAECCLRACPTATLTNGFFVAVLERQQECNSQDSSSSLPAEAEVDSGAERSQDGEGRGPRAACKKRRKKSRCVK; from the exons ATGGACGGGGCTGCCCTGCTGAAGGCTGAGAAGAAGCTGCCCCCACACCTGGCCAAG GTGCTGGTGTATGACCTGCTCTTTGGCAAGGGTCTGAAGTGCGGGGGCCGCTGGAAGGTGCTGGTGCTGAAGCACCGGGCCCGGCTGCAGGCGGAGCTTGCCCGTCTCAAGGTGCGCAGGAAGGTGAGCTGCAACGAGGATCTGCTGGCAGCCACAGAGGGGGTGATCCAAG CCCCTCAAGTGCCACGCTACGTCCGAGTGAACACCCTGAAAACTTGCAAGGATGATGTGGTTGACTACTTCAAACGCCAGGGCTACTCCTAcctgggcagggcagccag AATGGAGGAGCTGGGCTCCCTCTCGGGGAAGCAATTCTTCCTGGATCCCCACCTGCCAGAGCTGCTTGTCTTCCCGCCGCAGACAGACTTCCACGAGAACCGGCTGTACGTCGCAGGGCATATCATACTGCAGGACAAG GCCAGCTGCCTTCCTGCCTTCCTTCTGAGTCCCCCCTCAGGGTCCCATGTAATCGATGCCTGCGCTGCCCCCGGGAACAAGACCAGCCACATGGCCGCCATCCTGAAGAACAAGGG GCAGATCTTCGCCTTTGACCTGGACCCCAACCGCTTGGCCACCATGAGCACCATGCTGGTGCGGGCTGGGGCCAGCTGCTGTGACCTGGCCAATCAGGACTTCCTGACCGTTGACCCCAGTGACCCAAAGTACAGCCATGTGACCTACATCCTCCTGGACCCCTCGTGCAGCGGCtcag GAATGGTGAACCGGCTGCCAGCTGAGGAGAGTGCCCCCAGCTCGGAGCGGCTGCGGGCGCTGGCTAGGTTCCAGCGCAAGGCTCTGAGCCATGCTCTGCGCTTCCCTGCCCTCCAGCGCCTGGCGTACTCCACGTGCTCGGTGCAGCAGGAGGAGAACGAGGACGTGGTGTGGGATGTGCTCCAGGAGCACGGCACAGCGTTCAG GTTGGTAAACGTACTGCCTTCCTGGCCCCAGCGAGGCCTCGCCACCTTCCCAGGTGCGGAGTGCTGCCTCCGAGCCTGCCCCACAGCGACGCTGACAAACGGCTTCTTTGTTGCCGTGCTGGAGAGACAGCAGGAATGCAACAGCCAGGACTCCTCCAG CTCCCTTCCTGCCGAGGCTGAGGTGGACAGTGGAGCAGAGAGATCCCAGGATGGAGAGGGAAGGGGCCCTCGTGCTGCTTGCAAGAAGAGGCGGAAGAAGAGCCGGTGTGTGAAATAA
- the LOC120387332 gene encoding nuclear envelope pore membrane protein POM 121-like isoform X2 encodes MVHSPVTVKIARPDSNLARSPLLEQLVSPMALSCNSTLDPCAKETVLSALKESRKRAVEEEDQSFPSGQENKRRRHDSSGSGQSAFEPLVANGAPASLVPKPGTLKRALVSQCLDDCLSKRSRTSSISSMNTTYAGGIPSSIRNAIASSYSSTRGLSKLWKRSGPSTSPLSSPASSRSQTPERPNKKAREEDPHWSSTSTPVKSDKELQTEKALETPVRKKQSSLTSPSVSGSSGKRKRKIQLLSSRRGDQLTLPPPPQLGYAVTAEDLDAEKKAALQWFNKVLEDKTAVDATPSTAAETTPASRPVSFTLTSTGPTSVSLVTGTGSLLESLKKMQSSQSALVLSDSAGAAVTSQLPRTVPMVLLDSGSLPAAVSDSKPGPTLNLPAPLAPPSSTAQPASSVSNLAIPASSDLGETPTKTPSPPKPSILFGMLSTPPASQPGPAAAATAPAATPMFKPIFGTLPKSESMALSAAGTSLAVTACTSSVPPSTASSSAATTATFKPVFGNLAAAAAPIATASPFTFKQTPQPAPAADLTATSTTDTTSIFTGLPSAVFTTAATAASTLSATTDATTKPAFSFGLGVPLTTSVSNSTTVTAPVSTRATQPFLFGASPNPAPSTAASFTPTAPIFQFGKPAAPTASVPAGSTFGPAQAAPSTTAGFSIFRGTNLTSTPPTTSQPTLSFGSSTAAFGGSFGTGAKPPPPYPGAAGQPAFATGTPESQQPTSKPAAGPASFSTPAFGFGASAAHSAAQPAFGNSSQPVFGGTNTQVSFGTNSSQPAFGGTTSVFSFGTATTTTASSFGSNTQPTKSGAGSMVFGGTTPSPFPFGASNQQSTGASAFAMGASALSGGTPSVAFSFGAGQNGSASTATPFGSSLTQNTLGAQNQSAPFAFAVPGTPDSKPVFGGTPTPSFGQSTPAPGAGPVGSNSLSFGTPSTPGSGFGGARPPFGPSTPAFSIGAGSKTGPRQRLQARRQHPRKK; translated from the exons ATGGTGCACAGCCCGGTGACAGTGAAGATTGCACGGCCGGACAGCAACCTGGCTCGCTCTCCACT CTTGGAGCAGCTGGTTTCGCCAATGGCCTTGTCATGCAATAGCACCCTGGACCCATGTGCAAAGGAGACTGTCCTGAGTGCCCTCAAAGAGAGCAGGAAGAGGGCTGTGGAGGAGGAGGACCAGAGTTTCCCCAGTGGTCAGGAGAACAAAAGGAG ACGCCATGACAGCAGTGGCAGTGGGCAGTCTGCATTTGAGCCTCTGGTAGCCAATGGAGCCCCAGCTTCTCTGGTACCCAA gccaggcactttgaagagGGCCCTTGTTTCCCAGTGCCTAGATGATTGCTTGAGCAAGAGATCGCGCACTTCTTCCATCAGCTCCATGAACACCACATATGCTGGTGGGATTCCCAGCTCCATCCGCAATGCGATCGCTAGCTCCTACAGCTCCACCCGGGGACTCTCGAAG CTGTGGAAGAGAAGTGGCCCGAGTACTTCCCCTCTCTCCAGTCCAGCATCTTCCCGCTCTCAGACACCGGAGAGGCCTAACAAGAAAGCCAG GGAGGAGGATCCTCACTGGTCCAGCACGTCTACCCCTGTAAAGTCTGACAAGGAGCTGCAGACAGAAAAGG CTTTGGAGACTCCTGTGCGGAAGAAGCAGAGTTCCTTGACCTCGCCGTCCGTGTCAGGGAGCAGTGGGAAACGCAAGCGGAAGATCCAGCTGCTTTCTTCTCGCCGAGGAGACCAGCTTACCCTG cccccgccccctcagcTGGGTTATGCTGTCACAGCAGAGGACTTGGATGCAGAAAAGAAGGCAGCACTGCAATGGTTCAACAAAGTTTTGGAGGATAAGACGG CAGTagatgccaccccaagcactgctgCAGAAACCACCCCTGCATCTAGGCCTGTGTCATTCACACTGACATCTACTGGGCCTACATCTGTTTCATTGGTCACCGGCACTGGGTCACTCCTGGAGAGTCTGAAGAAGATGCAGAGCAGCCAGAGTGCACTTGTGCTTTCAG ATTcagctggggctgcagtgacctCTCAGCTGCCTCGGACAGTTCCCATGGTATTGCTGGATTCAGGTTCACTCCCTGCAGCTGTGTCTGACTCCAAGCCTGGGCCAACATTAAACTTGCCGGCTCCCTtggcccctccctcctccactgcccagcctgccagcagTGTGAGCAACCTGGCGATTCCTGCTTCATCTGACCTGGGCGAGACCCCCACCAAGACGCCCTCCCCCCCTAAACCCAGCATTCTCTTTGGGATGCTGAGTACCCCGCCCGCCAGTCAGCCTGGACCAGCGGCAGCAGCCACcgcacccgcagccacccccatgTTCAAACCAATCTTTGGCACCCTGCCAAAAAGCGAGAGCATGGCGCTCTCTGCAGCTGGCACCTCTCTGGCAGTCACAGCATGTACCAGCTCTGTGCCTCCCTCGACAGCGTCTTCCTCTGCCGCCACCACCGCCACATTCAAGCCCGTCTTTGGGAACTTGGCAGCTGCGGCTGCACCTATAGCAACAGCGTCTCCTTTCACATTCAAGCAGACacctcagccagccccagctgctgaTCTGACAGCAACTTCCACTACAGACACCACCTCTATCTTCACCGGCCTCCCCAGTGCTGTCTTTACTACTGCAGCCACCGCTGCCAGCACACTGAGTGCCACCACTGACGCCACCACAAAGCCAGCCTTCAGCTTTGGACTTGGCGTGCCGCTCACCACCAGTGTATCCAACAGCACAACCGTCACCGCGCCTGTCTCCACTAGAGCAACCCAACCATTCCTCTTCGGAGCCTCTCCAAACCCGGCCCCCAGCACAGCAGCAAGCTTCACGCCTACCGCTCCCATCTTCCAGTTCGGAaagcctgcagcccccactgccaGCGTTCCAGCAGGCTCCACCTTCGGGccagcccaggctgctcccagcaccaCTGCTGGCTTTAGCATCTTTAGGGGCACAAATCTGACTTCTACCCCACCAACCACCAGTCAGCCAACGCTGTCGTTTGGTTCCTCCACTGCTGCATTTGGTGGTTCCTTTGGAACAGGTGCAAAACCGCCCCCTCCGTATCCTGGTGCAGCTGGTCAGCCTGCGTTTGCCACTGGCACCCCGGAGAGCCAGCAGCCTACCAGCAAACCTGCCGCTGGCCCCGCGAGCTTCAGTACCCCCGCTTTCGGCTTTGGGGCCTCTGCAGCTCACTCTGCGGCACAGCCGGCGTTTGGGAACAGCTCGCAGCCGGTTTTCGGAGGGACTAATACCCAAGTTTCCTTTGGCACCAACAGCTCCCAGCCAGCTTTTGGAGGCACGACATCCGTGTTCTCCTTTGGAACAGCCACCACTACAACCGCGTCAAGTTTTGGCTCCAACACCCAGCCTACGAAGAGCGGTGCAGGTAGCATGGTATTTGGCGGAACCACCCCCTCTCCGTTCCCCTTTGGGGCGTCCAACCAGCAGAGCACAGGCGCCAGTGCCTTTGCCATGGGAGCGTCTGCCCTGAGCGGGGGCACCCCCTCCGTGGCATTCAGTTTTGGGGCTGGACAGAACGGATCGGCAAGCACAGCAACCCCCTTTGGTTCTTCCCTGACACAGAACACGCTGGGTGCCCAAAACCAGAGCGCGCCGTTCGCCTTCGCTGTGCCTGGCACTCCTGACAGCAAGCCTGTGTTTGGAG GAACTCCCACTCCCTCCTTCGGGCAGAGCACGCCTGCTCCAGGAGCAGGGCCTGTCGGGAGCAACAGCCTTTCCTTCGGGACCCCCAGCACTCCTGGGTCGGGCTTCGGAGGAGCCAGGCCTCCATTTG GACCATCAACCCCTGCGTTTTCTATCGGGGCAGGATCCAAGACTGGGCCCCGTCAGCGGCTGCAGGCACGAAGGCAGCACCCCCGCAAAAAATAA